A single Rubrivivax gelatinosus IL144 DNA region contains:
- the recQ gene encoding DNA helicase RecQ, which translates to MSPAPVEADPAQQVLHEVFGYTAFRGRQREIVEHVAAGGDALVLMPTGGGKSLCYQVPAILRHRAGQGVTVVVSPLIALMHDQVGALDEVGVPAAFLNSTLDGDEARRIERELLAGRLVLLYAAPERILTPRFLAMLESLAERDRLALFAIDEAHCVSQWGHDFREEYLGLSALHERFPQVPRMALTATADAHTREDIVARLKLEDARRFVSSFDRPNIRYTIVEKDEPKRQLLRFLRDEHEGDAGIVYCQSRKKVEDTAAWLSAEGIPALPYHAGLDAETRRRHQDRFLREDALVMVATIAFGMGIDKPDVRFVAHLDLPKNIEAYYQETGRAGRDGLPADAWMTYGLADVVNQRRMIDEGEADEEFKHLQRGKLDALLALAEAHDCRRVRLLGYFGERYGGEDDGDDDSGAVPRLRCGNCDNCLAPPATWDATEAARKALSCVYRFRQQGGQRFGAGHLVDVLRGKQTDKVAQYGHETLSTFGIGADVAESQWRGVLRQLIALGHLRTEGEFNTLELTASAREVLRGEVQLLLRVPAETPRRGRTARTRGSADKPPPLPLDEAATARFTALKAWRGEVAREHNVPAYVVFHDATLAEMARERPQTLDDLAGISGVGAKKLEAYGEEILRVLRQGA; encoded by the coding sequence ATGAGTCCCGCCCCCGTCGAGGCCGATCCCGCGCAGCAGGTGCTGCACGAGGTGTTCGGCTACACCGCCTTCCGCGGCCGCCAGCGCGAGATCGTCGAACACGTGGCCGCCGGCGGCGACGCCCTGGTGCTGATGCCCACCGGCGGCGGCAAGAGCCTGTGCTACCAGGTGCCGGCGATCCTGCGCCACCGCGCCGGCCAGGGCGTCACCGTCGTCGTCTCGCCGCTGATCGCGCTGATGCACGACCAGGTCGGCGCGCTCGACGAAGTCGGCGTGCCGGCCGCCTTCCTGAACAGCACGCTCGACGGCGACGAGGCCCGGCGCATCGAACGCGAGCTGCTCGCCGGCCGCCTGGTGCTGCTCTACGCCGCGCCTGAACGCATCCTGACGCCGCGCTTCCTGGCGATGCTCGAGTCGCTGGCCGAACGCGATCGGCTGGCGCTGTTCGCGATCGACGAAGCGCACTGCGTCAGCCAGTGGGGCCACGACTTCCGCGAGGAGTACCTCGGCCTGTCGGCGCTGCACGAGCGTTTCCCGCAGGTGCCGCGCATGGCGCTGACGGCCACCGCCGACGCCCACACGCGCGAGGACATCGTCGCGCGGCTGAAGCTGGAGGACGCGCGCCGCTTCGTGTCCAGCTTCGACCGGCCGAACATCCGCTACACGATCGTCGAGAAGGACGAGCCCAAGCGCCAGCTGCTGCGTTTCCTGCGCGACGAGCACGAGGGCGACGCCGGCATCGTCTACTGCCAGAGCCGCAAGAAGGTCGAGGACACCGCCGCCTGGCTCAGCGCCGAAGGCATCCCGGCGCTACCGTATCACGCCGGCCTGGACGCCGAGACGCGCCGCCGCCACCAGGACCGCTTCCTGCGCGAGGACGCGCTGGTGATGGTCGCGACGATCGCCTTCGGCATGGGCATCGACAAGCCCGACGTGCGTTTCGTCGCCCACCTGGACCTGCCCAAGAACATCGAGGCCTATTACCAGGAGACCGGCCGCGCCGGCCGCGACGGCCTGCCCGCCGATGCCTGGATGACCTACGGCCTGGCCGACGTCGTCAACCAGCGCCGCATGATCGACGAGGGCGAGGCCGACGAGGAGTTCAAGCACCTGCAGCGCGGCAAGCTCGACGCGCTGCTGGCGCTGGCCGAGGCCCACGACTGCCGCCGCGTGCGGCTGCTCGGCTACTTCGGCGAGCGTTATGGCGGCGAAGACGACGGCGATGACGACTCCGGCGCCGTGCCCAGGCTGCGTTGCGGCAATTGCGACAACTGCCTGGCGCCGCCGGCCACCTGGGACGCCACCGAAGCCGCGCGCAAGGCGCTGTCCTGCGTCTACCGCTTCCGCCAGCAAGGCGGCCAGCGTTTCGGCGCCGGCCACCTCGTCGACGTGCTGCGCGGCAAGCAGACCGACAAGGTCGCGCAATACGGCCACGAGACGCTGTCGACCTTCGGCATCGGCGCCGACGTCGCCGAGTCGCAGTGGCGCGGCGTGCTGCGCCAGCTGATCGCGCTGGGCCATCTGCGCACCGAAGGCGAGTTCAACACGCTGGAGCTGACCGCCAGCGCGCGCGAGGTGCTGCGCGGCGAGGTGCAGCTGCTGCTGCGCGTGCCGGCCGAGACGCCGCGGCGCGGCCGCACGGCGCGCACGCGCGGCAGCGCCGACAAGCCGCCGCCGCTGCCGCTGGACGAAGCCGCGACGGCGCGCTTCACGGCGCTGAAAGCCTGGCGCGGCGAAGTGGCTCGGGAGCACAATGTTCCGGCCTATGTCGTCTTCCACGACGCGACGCTCGCCGAGATGGCGCGCGAGCGTCCGCAGACCTTGGACGACCTGGCGGGCATCAGCGGCGTCGGGGCGAAGAAACTCGAAGCCTACGGGGAGGAAATCCTTCGCGTACTGCGGCAAGGCGCTTGA
- a CDS encoding chemotaxis protein CheB: MVAIGASAGGLDALARVFKALPPDTGAAFVVIQHLSPDHKSMMADLLGRYTEMPVCVAEHDMALAANRVHLIPPGKMMRVAGDRLQLAPKPEHGLTLPIDTFFGSLAEQFADRAVAVVLSGTGSDGSRGVQEINAAGGIFYVQDPTTAKFDGMPLSASQAAHYDFMGSAEALAAQLTTQLVSPRAEGTRLLSPHAPAVAQPLDAIHEILLHSSGIDFRQYKPTTVLRRIERRMQVLHCSSLLDYRERLAGSPDEQVLLRRELLIPVTRFFRDSEVYDLLAEQVIPELVTRAGPEGIRAWVACCATGEEAYSIAILFAEAFRAAGRTRPVKIFATDVEQQYLDHAAAGLYPDTIAAEVSPERLSQFFIERQGRYQVQPELRQMIIFARHNVIADPPFTRMNLVTCRNALIYLEPAAQESALRRLQYAMAPGAHLMLGPSESLGELQRDFQPLKARSKVYRLLRRDRSAATMDMRGLHHTRLGDPAKRGSGLPPLMPRPGNDGALALLMQHYAPPSVVVSEARQLMRVYGDTRQLLQFAEGQATLDLMKLLPRDLVPVASMLLQGICTERSPQRSAPIRLPDGDGWCRVQLVARPLDGSDDGGFAMLSLETLPERGAATEPDGTPVPADPPDDRYLRRIEELERDLAVMHDNLQATIEELETSNEELQATNEELMASNEELQSTNEELQSVNEELYTVNSEYQEKVDVLNSVNADLENVSKAAAIPTVFVDEQLRLTRFTPEATPLFHLRQGDEGRSIEDFAHRLDYPSLFADLRLTLERGSVTEREVRSRSGQWWLARIQPYPGRSPGASRAVMTFVNIDSVKDSERLQAVIDSLPQHVAVVDLHGAITRVNEAWRRFATENGDPAERRTGPGSNYLRVCAEAALSDADARRAHEGLTAVLEGRIPMFQMHYPCHAPDQKRWFLMYAAPIRHSAGGAVVSHVDISEWVRLSGGSLPDGSKANA, translated from the coding sequence GTGGTCGCCATCGGCGCCTCCGCCGGCGGCCTGGACGCGCTGGCCCGCGTCTTCAAGGCCCTGCCGCCGGACACCGGCGCGGCCTTCGTCGTGATCCAGCACCTGTCGCCGGACCACAAGAGCATGATGGCCGACCTGCTCGGTCGCTACACCGAGATGCCGGTGTGCGTGGCCGAGCACGACATGGCGCTGGCCGCCAACCGCGTGCACCTGATCCCGCCGGGCAAGATGATGCGCGTGGCCGGCGACCGGCTGCAGCTCGCACCCAAGCCCGAACACGGGCTGACGCTGCCGATCGACACCTTCTTCGGCAGCCTGGCCGAGCAGTTCGCCGACCGGGCGGTGGCCGTCGTGCTCTCGGGCACCGGCTCCGACGGTTCGCGCGGCGTGCAGGAGATCAACGCCGCCGGCGGCATCTTCTACGTCCAGGACCCGACGACGGCCAAGTTCGACGGCATGCCGCTGTCGGCCAGCCAGGCCGCGCACTACGACTTCATGGGCAGCGCCGAGGCGCTGGCCGCGCAGCTGACGACGCAGCTCGTCTCGCCGCGCGCCGAGGGCACGCGGCTGCTGTCGCCGCACGCGCCGGCGGTGGCCCAGCCGCTGGACGCGATCCACGAGATCCTGCTGCATTCCAGCGGCATCGACTTCCGTCAGTACAAGCCGACGACGGTGCTGCGGCGCATCGAGCGCCGCATGCAGGTGCTGCACTGCAGCTCGCTGCTCGATTACCGCGAGCGCCTGGCCGGCTCGCCCGACGAGCAGGTGCTGCTGCGCCGCGAGCTGCTGATCCCGGTGACGCGCTTCTTCCGCGACAGCGAGGTCTACGACCTGCTCGCCGAGCAGGTGATCCCCGAACTCGTCACCCGCGCCGGCCCGGAAGGCATCCGCGCCTGGGTGGCCTGCTGCGCCACCGGCGAGGAGGCGTACTCGATCGCGATCCTCTTCGCCGAGGCCTTCCGCGCCGCCGGGCGCACGCGGCCGGTGAAGATCTTCGCCACCGACGTCGAGCAGCAGTACCTGGACCACGCCGCCGCCGGCCTGTACCCGGACACGATCGCCGCCGAGGTCTCGCCCGAGCGGCTGTCGCAGTTCTTCATCGAGCGCCAGGGCCGCTACCAGGTGCAGCCCGAGCTGCGCCAGATGATCATCTTCGCGCGCCACAACGTCATCGCCGACCCGCCGTTCACGCGCATGAACCTGGTCACCTGCCGCAACGCGCTGATCTACCTGGAGCCGGCGGCGCAGGAAAGCGCGCTGCGCCGGCTGCAGTACGCGATGGCGCCGGGCGCGCACCTGATGCTCGGCCCCAGCGAGTCGCTGGGCGAGCTGCAGCGCGACTTCCAGCCGCTGAAGGCGCGCAGCAAGGTCTACCGCCTGCTGCGCCGCGACCGCTCGGCCGCGACGATGGACATGCGCGGCCTGCACCACACGCGCCTGGGTGACCCGGCCAAACGCGGCTCGGGCCTGCCGCCGCTGATGCCGCGCCCCGGCAACGACGGCGCGCTGGCGCTGCTGATGCAGCACTACGCGCCGCCGTCGGTGGTCGTCAGCGAGGCCCGCCAGCTGATGCGCGTCTACGGCGACACGCGCCAGCTGCTGCAGTTCGCCGAAGGCCAGGCGACGCTGGACCTGATGAAGCTGCTGCCGCGCGACCTGGTGCCGGTGGCCAGCATGCTGCTGCAGGGCATCTGCACCGAACGTTCGCCGCAGCGCTCGGCGCCGATCCGCCTGCCCGACGGCGACGGCTGGTGCCGCGTGCAGCTCGTCGCCCGGCCGCTGGACGGCAGCGACGACGGCGGCTTCGCGATGCTGTCGCTGGAGACGCTGCCCGAGCGCGGCGCGGCCACCGAGCCCGACGGCACGCCGGTGCCGGCCGATCCGCCCGACGATCGCTACCTGCGCCGCATCGAGGAGCTCGAGCGCGACCTGGCGGTGATGCACGACAACCTGCAGGCGACGATCGAGGAGCTCGAGACCTCCAACGAGGAGCTGCAGGCGACCAACGAAGAGCTGATGGCCTCCAACGAGGAGCTGCAGAGCACCAACGAGGAGCTGCAGTCCGTCAACGAGGAGCTCTACACCGTCAACTCCGAGTACCAGGAGAAGGTCGACGTCCTGAACTCGGTCAACGCCGACCTGGAGAACGTCTCCAAGGCGGCGGCGATCCCGACCGTGTTCGTCGACGAGCAGCTGCGCCTGACGCGCTTCACGCCCGAGGCGACGCCGCTGTTCCACCTGCGCCAGGGCGACGAAGGCCGCTCGATCGAGGACTTCGCCCACCGGCTGGACTATCCCTCGCTGTTCGCCGACCTGCGCCTGACGCTGGAACGCGGCAGCGTCACCGAGCGCGAGGTGCGCAGCCGCAGCGGCCAGTGGTGGCTGGCGCGCATCCAGCCCTACCCGGGCCGCTCGCCGGGCGCCAGCCGCGCGGTGATGACCTTCGTGAACATCGACTCGGTCAAGGACTCCGAGCGCCTGCAGGCCGTCATCGACTCGCTGCCGCAGCACGTCGCCGTCGTCGACCTGCACGGCGCGATCACGCGCGTCAACGAGGCCTGGCGCCGCTTCGCCACCGAGAACGGCGACCCGGCGGAGCGCCGCACCGGGCCGGGCAGCAACTACCTGCGGGTCTGCGCCGAGGCGGCGCTGTCGGATGCCGACGCCCGCCGTGCCCACGAGGGCCTGACCGCGGTCCTCGAAGGCCGCATCCCGATGTTCCAGATGCACTATCCCTGTCACGCACCGGACCAGAAGCGCTGGTTCCTGATGTACGCGGCCCCGATCCGCCATTCGGCGGGCGGCGCCGTCGTCAGCCACGTCGACATCAGCGAGTGGGTCCGCTTGAGCGGGGGTTCGCTGCCCGACGGCAGCAAGGCGAACGCATGA
- a CDS encoding NUDIX hydrolase has translation MHDLPLAAVLAEIARARAARPDLDWAAFDRCAPVTAAHGRRWSFPWHLTASVFVVDVDGRRTLLVEHPTLGRLLQPGGHLEPGETLRQAAERELREECGDAVADAAVLGDLAVDVDLHAIPPNPRRGEPGHLHLDFCFLARLPAEVQSGGELPTRWLALDAEPVRGQARLARIASRLSLDQSPGYRGG, from the coding sequence ATGCATGACCTGCCGCTGGCCGCCGTGCTGGCCGAGATCGCGCGGGCGCGTGCCGCCCGCCCCGACCTGGACTGGGCGGCCTTCGACCGCTGCGCGCCCGTCACCGCCGCCCACGGCCGGCGTTGGAGCTTTCCCTGGCACCTGACGGCCAGCGTCTTCGTCGTCGATGTCGACGGCCGGCGCACGCTGCTCGTCGAGCACCCGACGCTGGGCCGGCTGCTGCAGCCCGGCGGCCACCTCGAGCCCGGCGAGACGCTGCGCCAGGCCGCCGAACGCGAGCTGCGCGAGGAATGCGGCGACGCCGTCGCCGACGCCGCGGTGCTCGGCGACCTCGCCGTCGACGTCGACCTGCACGCCATCCCGCCGAACCCGCGCCGTGGCGAGCCCGGCCACCTGCATCTGGACTTCTGCTTTCTCGCGCGCCTGCCGGCCGAAGTGCAGTCCGGCGGCGAGCTGCCGACACGCTGGCTCGCGCTGGACGCCGAGCCGGTGCGCGGCCAGGCGCGGCTGGCGCGTATCGCCTCGCGTCTGTCTCTGGATCAATCCCCTGGATACCGTGGGGGGTAG
- a CDS encoding efflux RND transporter periplasmic adaptor subunit, with the protein MNPIVRAVVRSSLLPALLAGLAASAAPPAVPVVVVGQAAAAGGFEIDASLQALRQSTVAAQVSGNVLQLAVKAGERVKAGQLIARIDERDTQAGLLRGEAGVAQADAEWRNASLQLQRTRELRSQGFVSQAALDTAETQAHAAQAGLEQARAARAQAALARGFTAVVAPFDAVVQATHVEAGDLASAGRAIATVYAPGALRAVVQLPASRSAAARAAAGVEIVLPDGRRVAPVAKTELPATDAVSQTVEWRLDLPPAATAGLAPGQNVRVRFAGVPGAAAPAGRLAVPAAALLRRGELSAVYVQRGEGFVLQAVRAGATLGDTVEILAGLKGGERVAADAVRAGLAGALAAK; encoded by the coding sequence ATGAACCCGATCGTCCGCGCCGTCGTGCGCTCGTCCCTGCTGCCGGCGCTGCTCGCCGGCCTGGCCGCGTCGGCCGCGCCACCGGCGGTGCCGGTCGTCGTCGTCGGCCAGGCCGCCGCGGCCGGCGGTTTCGAGATCGACGCCAGCCTGCAGGCGCTGCGCCAGAGCACCGTCGCCGCCCAGGTCTCGGGCAACGTGCTGCAGCTCGCGGTGAAGGCCGGCGAGCGCGTCAAGGCCGGCCAGCTGATCGCGCGCATCGACGAACGCGACACCCAGGCCGGGCTGCTGCGCGGCGAAGCCGGCGTCGCCCAGGCCGACGCCGAGTGGCGCAACGCCTCGCTGCAGCTGCAGCGCACGCGCGAGCTGCGCAGCCAGGGTTTCGTCAGCCAGGCGGCGCTGGACACCGCAGAGACCCAGGCGCACGCCGCCCAGGCCGGCCTGGAGCAGGCGCGTGCCGCGCGCGCACAGGCGGCGCTGGCACGAGGTTTCACCGCCGTCGTCGCGCCGTTCGACGCCGTCGTGCAGGCCACGCATGTCGAAGCCGGCGACCTGGCCAGCGCCGGGCGTGCGATCGCCACCGTCTACGCGCCGGGCGCGCTGCGCGCCGTCGTGCAGTTGCCGGCTTCGCGTTCGGCGGCGGCGCGTGCGGCGGCCGGCGTCGAGATCGTGCTGCCCGACGGCCGACGTGTCGCGCCGGTCGCCAAGACCGAACTCCCGGCCACCGACGCCGTCTCGCAGACCGTCGAATGGCGGCTGGATCTGCCGCCGGCGGCGACCGCCGGCCTCGCGCCTGGCCAGAACGTGCGCGTGCGTTTCGCCGGCGTGCCCGGCGCCGCCGCACCCGCCGGCCGGCTGGCCGTGCCGGCGGCGGCGCTGCTGCGCCGTGGCGAGCTGAGCGCGGTCTACGTGCAGCGTGGCGAAGGCTTCGTGCTGCAGGCGGTGCGCGCCGGCGCGACGCTAGGCGACACGGTCGAGATCCTCGCCGGCCTGAAGGGCGGCGAACGTGTCGCCGCCGACGCCGTGCGTGCCGGCCTGGCCGGCGCGCTGGCTGCCAAGTGA
- the ssb gene encoding single-stranded DNA-binding protein — protein MASVNKVILVGNLGRDPEVRYAPSGSAICNVTIATSRQWKDKTSGERQEETEWHRVVFYDRLAEIAGEYLKKGRPVYVEGRLKTRKWTDKDGVEKYTTEIIAMEMQLLGGREGGGGGGGDYGGGDDMGAPPARRAPAPRPQAPAPRAPAPQKSSTGFDDMDDDIPF, from the coding sequence ATGGCCTCGGTCAACAAAGTCATCCTCGTCGGCAACCTCGGCCGCGACCCCGAAGTGCGCTACGCCCCCAGCGGCTCGGCGATCTGCAACGTCACCATCGCCACCAGCCGCCAGTGGAAGGACAAGACCAGCGGCGAGCGCCAGGAAGAGACCGAATGGCACCGCGTGGTCTTCTACGACCGCCTGGCCGAGATCGCCGGCGAGTACCTGAAGAAGGGCCGCCCGGTCTACGTCGAAGGCCGTCTGAAGACGCGCAAGTGGACCGACAAGGACGGCGTCGAGAAGTACACGACCGAAATCATCGCGATGGAAATGCAGCTGCTCGGCGGCCGTGAAGGCGGCGGCGGTGGCGGCGGCGACTACGGCGGTGGCGACGACATGGGCGCGCCGCCGGCCCGCCGCGCCCCGGCACCGCGCCCGCAGGCCCCCGCGCCGCGCGCGCCGGCGCCGCAGAAGTCGAGCACCGGCTTCGACGACATGGACGACGACATTCCGTTCTGA
- a CDS encoding sensor histidine kinase, translating to MSEMQLRQRVRQRDRLVAQVANNGADLRSELLDAVQRGDLGAAEAALQRNDTKVRTLAEELRIYQAELHAQADELQQSRERTEQALSRFTTLFLGMPVASMLVSFNGEVLEQNGQAERLFSMQRQTMSARLLFRMVDSQQYQQRVRPAFHQARALGSITLDEVGFVAEDGRRFIGEMHLSTLPGDDDDKPQFAMAVIDRTEHIEDVRALRETTEALRVREAFLADSARLARIGGWEYDIECGTMRWSSHLRRVFEIAADEPATLERTLQLCTPDGHAALSGALHAAKPGQAPFDFELDMHDAHGRAMRVRVVGRAELGDDGPLVIGMFQDVTAQAQARRQIGELTERLSVANDAGGIGVWDWDLQHGELYLDGRMRELAAYGDGTPPSDLCAALSPYLHPEDAPSFVDAVHQAVEACTAFGIELRLAPGPVGERWLHLAGRAHVEGGMAPRTVRLVGCAWDTTGEHEQARLLAAKQAAESANRAKTVFLSRVSHELRTPLNAILGFSQLMRLEAEAGDLVVKPYRVAMVEDAARHLLELVNELLNVSGIESGQLAMKRVALDLRPLVRDCLQMIAAQAAAMQLTMDDRCSDGPPLLVLADPLRTKEVLLNLLSNAAKYNRTGGRIMVSARHFAGYVELTVADTGRGLSEQQLAELFQPFSRAGAECSGIPGSGMGLYFSKRVVEAMGGRIEVESVAGERTAFTVALDEVPLHGEPGLRI from the coding sequence ATGAGCGAGATGCAACTGAGGCAACGGGTGCGCCAGCGCGACCGGCTGGTCGCGCAGGTGGCGAACAACGGCGCGGACCTGCGCAGCGAGCTGCTCGACGCCGTGCAGCGCGGCGATCTCGGCGCCGCCGAGGCGGCGCTGCAACGCAACGACACCAAGGTGCGCACGCTGGCCGAGGAGCTGCGCATCTACCAGGCCGAGCTGCACGCCCAGGCCGACGAGCTGCAGCAAAGCCGCGAGCGCACCGAGCAGGCGCTGTCGCGCTTCACGACGCTGTTCCTGGGCATGCCGGTGGCGTCGATGCTGGTCAGCTTCAACGGCGAGGTGCTCGAGCAGAACGGCCAGGCCGAGCGCCTGTTCTCGATGCAGCGCCAGACGATGAGCGCGCGGCTGCTGTTCCGCATGGTCGACTCGCAGCAGTACCAGCAGCGCGTGCGGCCGGCCTTCCACCAGGCGCGTGCGCTGGGCTCGATCACGCTCGACGAGGTCGGCTTCGTCGCCGAGGACGGACGCCGCTTCATCGGCGAGATGCACCTGTCGACGCTGCCCGGCGACGACGACGACAAGCCGCAGTTCGCGATGGCCGTCATCGACCGCACCGAGCACATCGAGGACGTGCGCGCGCTGCGCGAGACCACCGAGGCGCTGCGCGTGCGCGAGGCCTTCCTCGCCGACTCGGCGCGCCTGGCGCGCATCGGCGGCTGGGAGTACGACATCGAGTGCGGCACGATGCGCTGGTCCTCGCACCTGCGCCGCGTCTTCGAGATCGCCGCCGACGAACCGGCGACGCTGGAGCGCACGCTGCAGCTGTGCACGCCCGACGGCCACGCCGCGCTGTCGGGGGCGCTGCACGCGGCCAAGCCGGGGCAGGCGCCGTTCGACTTCGAGCTCGACATGCACGACGCCCACGGCCGCGCGATGCGCGTGCGCGTCGTCGGCCGCGCCGAGCTCGGCGACGACGGCCCGCTGGTCATCGGCATGTTCCAGGACGTCACCGCCCAGGCCCAGGCCCGGCGCCAGATCGGCGAGCTGACCGAGCGCCTGAGCGTGGCCAACGATGCCGGCGGCATCGGCGTCTGGGACTGGGACCTGCAGCACGGCGAGCTCTACCTCGACGGCCGCATGCGCGAGCTGGCCGCCTACGGCGACGGCACGCCGCCGTCGGACCTGTGCGCCGCGCTCTCGCCCTATCTGCACCCGGAAGACGCGCCGAGCTTCGTCGACGCCGTGCACCAGGCCGTCGAGGCCTGCACCGCCTTCGGCATCGAGCTGCGCCTGGCGCCGGGGCCGGTTGGCGAGCGCTGGCTGCACCTGGCCGGGCGCGCCCACGTCGAAGGCGGCATGGCGCCGCGTACCGTGCGCCTGGTCGGCTGCGCCTGGGACACGACCGGCGAGCACGAGCAGGCCCGGCTGCTGGCCGCCAAGCAGGCCGCCGAATCGGCCAACCGCGCCAAGACGGTGTTCCTGTCGCGCGTCAGCCACGAGCTGCGCACGCCGCTGAACGCGATCCTCGGCTTCTCGCAGCTGATGCGGCTGGAGGCCGAAGCCGGCGACCTGGTGGTCAAGCCCTACCGCGTCGCGATGGTCGAGGACGCCGCGCGCCACCTGCTGGAGCTGGTCAACGAGCTGCTCAACGTCTCGGGCATCGAGAGCGGCCAGCTGGCGATGAAGCGCGTCGCGCTGGACCTGCGCCCGCTGGTGCGCGACTGCCTGCAGATGATCGCCGCCCAGGCCGCGGCGATGCAGCTGACGATGGACGACCGCTGCAGCGACGGCCCGCCGCTGCTGGTGCTGGCCGACCCGCTGCGCACCAAGGAAGTGCTGCTGAACCTGCTGTCCAACGCCGCCAAGTACAACCGCACCGGCGGCCGCATCATGGTCTCGGCGCGGCACTTCGCCGGTTATGTCGAACTGACCGTCGCCGACACCGGCCGCGGCCTGTCGGAGCAGCAGCTGGCCGAGCTGTTCCAGCCCTTCAGCCGCGCCGGGGCCGAGTGCTCGGGCATCCCGGGCTCGGGCATGGGACTGTACTTCAGCAAGCGCGTCGTCGAGGCGATGGGCGGGCGCATCGAAGTCGAGAGCGTCGCCGGCGAGCGCACCGCGTTCACCGTCGCACTCGACGAGGTGCCGCTGCACGGCGAGCCGGGCCTTCGCATCTGA